AAATTTACAAGTGATGACAACATCAATGAACCAAGTAGATTCCAACAAGATGATCCTAATTTTACTTCGTCAAAATCATCATCTCACAATTTTGATTCTCCGACATCAGCATCCATCGGTATGAGTTCATTTGatcttaatataaataataaggaAATCATTACTAATTCAACTGAAAGACCTATTGGTGTGAAAAAAGCAAAGGCAAAACAATTAGGTGATGATCACTTTAACAAACTAATGGAACAAAGTAAAAAACTCGTTCAAGTTATTGAAAAGAGTAACACAGATAGAAATGAACGTCATAAAAGAAAGACTGAAGATAAAATTTTATTCACGGATTTGGATTCTATATCCGATCCAGAGTTTCGCCAGTACATTCAAAGCGAAAAAAGAAGAACTTAAAGAGAAAGTGCACGAACATCCAAAGTTGGAGAACAAGGAGAAGGATCTCAATATCAGGGATCACAATATCGAGCATCTCAATATCAAGGACAAAGTGCTCAAGATGAAGGGCAACGACTCAAGATCAAGGTGAAAGATTTGAAAATAACTCACAAGATTATAGTCCATATTTTGACTATCTTGGCGGAACAGGGAATAATTTTCCACATTATTGAATTGTTGTCTTTGTATCTCATAAGGTTCATTTCTATGTTATTGCTTTCCGTTTGATTTTGGcgtgtttaattttaatttttcaatgTATGTTTAATTTTGTAACGTTTTTATTGTGTAATATTGACTATGATTTAAGTTTATAAtgttttattgtataattttaaGTATGTTTCGTATGCATTACtatgattaatattaaaaaaaattgtaatgtgATTGTAAATGTTGAGAATGTGTACTATTAATTATAATGAGAATGTGATGTTTAATgtgttcaattttaattttttttaatgtgtcTTTAAATTTGTAATGTTTGTATtgtgtaatattaaaaaaaatacaaatattcaataatgttttatttaaattataattaaaaaaaataatttgtggtATATACAATTTAATCTCCACATAATAAACTAAattctaaattatatatataataatataaatatatataataattatatataataaaataatgaaagaaaaaaaaaaagagtatacCGTGTGCTACAGTACACGGCATATATGCTGTGTACT
The genomic region above belongs to Humulus lupulus chromosome 1, drHumLupu1.1, whole genome shotgun sequence and contains:
- the LOC133816220 gene encoding glutathione S-transferase T3-like, producing MSSSRTASYSLEEDMHLCHVYIDISQDPIIGRNQSGNSFWARVESEYHKNEKFSNQPRPRRSLQTRMTTIIGAVAKLRGCINQIQNKNPSGASQEDIISLNQAKMLLAQEKKYSRGFKFDHVWPILKHIQKFTSDDNINEPSRFQQDDPNFTSSKSSSHNFDSPTSASIGMSSFDLNINNKEIITNSTERPIGVKKAKAKQLGDDHFNKLMEQSKKLVQVIEKSNTDRNERHKRKTEDKILFTDLDSISDPEFRQYIQSEKRRT